The Fictibacillus arsenicus genome contains a region encoding:
- a CDS encoding AEC family transporter, with protein MNQFAHFTQELTLLYSIALLGYMLRKKEILPEGSEKVLTAVILNVTLPALILFGMDVAFSVENIIQFGWLSLLSAFVLIVSSVISSLTVKKLNIEVKKKNALEGIMIFGNQGFLGIAVCYLLFGKEGVFYGTLFNFVYLLYIWTYAIYLFARSAESVQWRKVFLNSGVIATLAGLLLMILPGTLPAVLSNTLELTGKPTVPLSMLLIGSLLGGMPLADLKLFLKNKHLWLASLYKLILFPLLLLPFLLFPLPIQLFAVAFLVAGMPSAPTISMYAQQYGEDASFAAAGVALSTFLSCITIPALYSFLLVISSLA; from the coding sequence ATGAACCAGTTCGCTCACTTCACACAGGAATTAACACTATTGTACAGCATTGCCTTGTTAGGTTACATGCTTCGAAAAAAAGAAATATTGCCGGAGGGCAGTGAAAAAGTTTTAACGGCCGTTATATTAAACGTTACTCTCCCTGCACTTATACTATTTGGTATGGATGTTGCGTTTTCAGTTGAAAATATAATTCAATTTGGCTGGCTTTCTTTATTGTCAGCTTTTGTGCTCATCGTCTCATCTGTGATTTCCTCTTTAACCGTAAAAAAATTGAACATAGAGGTTAAAAAGAAAAATGCCTTAGAAGGCATCATGATATTTGGCAATCAAGGCTTTCTTGGCATCGCGGTCTGTTATTTATTGTTTGGAAAAGAGGGAGTATTCTATGGTACTCTATTTAATTTCGTTTATTTATTATATATCTGGACATATGCGATCTACCTTTTTGCAAGGAGCGCCGAAAGTGTCCAATGGCGGAAAGTCTTCTTGAATTCCGGGGTTATTGCTACCTTAGCCGGGCTATTATTAATGATTCTGCCAGGAACCCTTCCTGCCGTTTTATCCAATACGCTAGAACTGACAGGTAAACCTACTGTTCCGCTCTCCATGCTGTTGATCGGTTCTTTATTAGGCGGCATGCCTCTAGCTGATTTAAAGCTCTTTTTGAAAAATAAACACCTTTGGCTTGCTTCACTTTACAAATTAATTCTATTTCCGCTTCTATTACTGCCATTCTTACTTTTTCCATTGCCGATTCAGCTTTTCGCGGTCGCCTTTTTAGTAGCTGGGATGCCCTCAGCTCCGACAATCTCGATGTACGCTCAGCAATATGGAGAAGACGCTTCCTTCGCAGCAGCTGGAGTTGCTTTAAGCACTTTTCTTTCCTGTATAACCATTCCAGCTTTATACAGCTTTCTTTTAGTAATCTCGTCCCTTGCCTGA
- a CDS encoding HAD-IIA family hydrolase, with product MKEIKGYIFDLDGTIYLGNQLIKEADTVIRNLQKEGKQILFLTNKTIESRRKYVEKLKNFNINVTIDNILNPTVTLINYLKTNHLRSMLYIIGEQIIKDEIGLERFPLANTPEETDIVIISWDRDFHYDHLNFAYQAIKNGALTIATNPDRTCPVEYGEVPDCAGMIGAIESVTGKKIDIQIGKPSILTIEAALNILNLAPEECIMIGDRLETDIRMGIEAGMKTALVLSGVTQANEVPSSEWQPDYVFSSVKSLLFNKVL from the coding sequence ATGAAGGAAATCAAGGGATATATCTTTGACTTGGATGGGACGATTTATCTCGGAAATCAATTAATTAAAGAGGCGGACACTGTTATTAGAAACCTTCAAAAAGAAGGAAAGCAAATTTTGTTCCTGACGAACAAAACGATTGAATCGAGACGAAAATATGTGGAAAAATTAAAGAATTTCAATATTAATGTGACCATAGACAATATCCTGAATCCAACCGTAACCTTAATAAACTATTTAAAAACGAATCATCTCCGATCAATGCTTTATATTATTGGTGAACAGATCATCAAAGATGAAATCGGACTTGAACGTTTTCCATTAGCTAATACCCCTGAAGAGACAGATATAGTAATCATTTCTTGGGATCGGGATTTCCATTATGACCATTTGAATTTTGCTTATCAAGCGATTAAAAACGGTGCTTTAACAATTGCGACCAATCCTGACCGAACTTGTCCTGTTGAATATGGAGAGGTTCCTGATTGCGCGGGAATGATTGGTGCTATAGAAAGTGTTACAGGAAAAAAGATAGATATACAAATCGGAAAACCGTCTATTTTAACCATCGAGGCAGCCCTAAACATTCTTAACCTGGCACCAGAAGAATGCATCATGATTGGAGACCGCCTAGAAACTGATATTCGAATGGGAATAGAAGCAGGAATGAAAACAGCACTTGTACTTTCAGGGGTTACGCAAGCCAATGAAGTGCCTTCATCTGAATGGCAGCCGGATTATGTCTTCTCTTCAGTAAAAAGTCTATTATTTAATAAAGTACTATAA
- a CDS encoding glycerophosphodiester phosphodiesterase has product MNVKKMTAASLLSMGLIGSLFTTATFAYEASDQVETVAHRGAAGYAPENTMAAFQKGVDMKADYIEIDVQQTKDGELVVIHDVTLDRTTNGTGYVKDHTLEEIRQLDAGSYFAPEFAGEKVPTFEEVLDEFRGKTGILIELKATYYYPGIEQKVTEALKERNMHLPNNEKIIVQSFEFESMKKMDELLPTVPVGVLTGRATDLSEEKLNEFATYAEYVNPSKSLVNSSLVNEVHERDMGIMAWTVRKKEEVQPLLDAGVDGIITDYPDYPPAHKAE; this is encoded by the coding sequence ATGAACGTAAAGAAAATGACAGCCGCTTCACTTCTTTCAATGGGACTTATCGGTTCATTATTCACTACCGCAACATTCGCTTATGAAGCATCAGATCAAGTGGAAACAGTTGCTCACCGTGGTGCGGCAGGATATGCACCAGAGAATACAATGGCTGCTTTTCAAAAAGGTGTCGATATGAAAGCAGATTATATTGAGATTGATGTACAGCAGACAAAAGATGGGGAACTTGTGGTCATCCATGATGTGACACTTGATCGTACAACAAATGGCACTGGATATGTAAAAGATCATACGCTCGAAGAAATTCGCCAGCTGGATGCAGGAAGTTATTTCGCACCAGAATTTGCTGGAGAAAAAGTTCCTACTTTTGAGGAAGTACTTGATGAATTCCGAGGTAAAACAGGTATTCTAATTGAATTAAAAGCTACTTATTATTATCCTGGCATTGAACAGAAAGTGACTGAAGCATTAAAGGAACGCAACATGCATCTTCCTAACAACGAGAAAATTATCGTTCAGTCTTTTGAATTTGAATCTATGAAAAAGATGGACGAGCTTTTGCCAACCGTCCCTGTTGGTGTGCTAACAGGACGTGCAACTGATTTAAGCGAAGAAAAACTGAATGAATTTGCGACATATGCGGAGTATGTGAACCCGAGCAAATCCCTAGTTAACTCTTCCCTTGTAAATGAAGTTCATGAGCGTGACATGGGTATCATGGCTTGGACTGTACGTAAAAAAGAAGAAGTTCAGCCTCTGCTTGATGCCGGCGTAGATGGTATTATTACAGATTATCCTGATTATCCTCCAGCACATAAAGCTGAATAA
- a CDS encoding MBL fold metallo-hydrolase gives MEIHFLGTGSAYPGKERDNTSICISSNDYHVLIDVSGNPCRKLKQINVALEDLDSVIFTHFHIDHIYGLPSLLWGMWLENRQKPLTIYCHEENLAKLNQWLSTMEVYEWGIKFTLHIKTFSGGFPEELLKTRDISISVFPAIHSVPTIGLEVTGGNKTIVYSSDSQVNSHIRTYQHIDVLIHEATSAIKLESNHTSLTEIAESYDLNAIDKVILVHLSDHQPYDEELSRLNLDNKIQKAEEMMCISI, from the coding sequence ATGGAGATTCACTTTCTAGGTACCGGAAGTGCCTATCCAGGTAAAGAACGGGACAATACCTCAATCTGTATTTCCAGTAATGATTATCATGTGTTAATTGATGTGAGCGGTAATCCTTGCAGGAAACTGAAACAGATCAATGTAGCATTAGAAGACCTTGATTCGGTAATCTTCACTCATTTTCATATTGATCATATATATGGGCTTCCTTCTTTATTATGGGGAATGTGGCTCGAAAACAGACAGAAACCACTGACGATTTATTGTCATGAGGAGAATCTAGCAAAGCTTAATCAGTGGTTAAGTACGATGGAAGTATATGAATGGGGGATAAAATTTACGCTTCATATCAAAACGTTCAGCGGCGGATTCCCTGAAGAACTGCTAAAGACTCGAGATATAAGTATTTCGGTATTTCCAGCCATCCATTCTGTACCGACCATTGGGTTAGAAGTAACGGGGGGAAATAAAACCATTGTCTATTCGAGTGACAGTCAAGTAAACTCACATATCCGAACCTATCAGCATATTGATGTGTTAATTCATGAAGCAACATCAGCGATTAAATTAGAATCTAACCATACTAGCTTAACTGAAATTGCGGAATCCTATGATTTAAACGCAATCGATAAAGTGATTTTGGTGCATTTAAGTGATCACCAGCCTTATGATGAAGAACTATCCAGATTAAATCTGGATAATAAAATTCAAAAAGCTGAAGAAATGATGTGCATTTCTATATAA
- a CDS encoding Crp/Fnr family transcriptional regulator, giving the protein MFIAKGETLFRQGEEGPLFKLDKGLLKIVRVHEDGSQLLLNLIVPGEMIPHHSLTSHKEYNGSAIALLPSEVTRIDPEQWYRSLEEDPNVYKEVAHLLETKLRMMQQRINQMSTLTPEGKVAKLQKWFASYFPEVPVEKVLTQEEIGQFIGLRRETVNRVLKKLK; this is encoded by the coding sequence ATGTTTATAGCAAAAGGAGAAACTTTATTTAGGCAAGGGGAAGAAGGGCCTTTATTCAAACTTGATAAAGGATTATTAAAAATAGTCAGAGTACATGAGGATGGAAGCCAGTTATTATTAAATTTGATTGTTCCAGGTGAGATGATTCCGCATCATTCACTTACAAGCCATAAAGAATACAATGGCTCGGCAATTGCACTTTTGCCTTCAGAGGTCACAAGAATTGACCCAGAACAGTGGTACAGGTCTTTAGAGGAAGATCCTAATGTGTATAAAGAAGTAGCGCATCTTTTAGAAACAAAACTAAGAATGATGCAGCAAAGGATTAATCAAATGTCGACGTTAACGCCTGAAGGAAAGGTTGCGAAACTTCAAAAATGGTTTGCGAGTTATTTTCCTGAAGTGCCTGTTGAAAAGGTACTGACCCAGGAGGAAATCGGTCAGTTTATTGGCTTAAGAAGAGAAACAGTCAACCGGGTTTTAAAAAAGCTGAAGTGA
- a CDS encoding HD domain-containing protein encodes MLVKDAIYGEYEVEAVLQDLIQSKPVQRLKGIHQGGASYLVNSKWNVTRYEHSVGVMLLIRRLGGSIEEQIAGLLHDVSHTAFSHVIDFVLEKESEDFHEEIFEEILLQSEVPQILKKHGYSIDMIFKGDFPLLEQPLPLLCADRIDYTLRDLYRYNYITKDEVEAFLPSLYVKDDVICIKGKQHAEWFVQTYYKEVQDFFMDPLNVYGYDKLIKLLKQALGAKVITKDDFLLTDEEVLEKIRQSGEYELNRRYEEIIKPVNLQENEKEYEIHLKGKPRLIDPTVIDSNGIAAASEISSAVKEMNERAKEKALKGSYIKVI; translated from the coding sequence ATGCTTGTTAAAGATGCAATTTATGGTGAGTATGAAGTTGAAGCTGTGCTGCAAGACCTTATTCAATCCAAGCCTGTTCAGAGGTTAAAAGGCATTCATCAAGGCGGGGCTTCCTATTTGGTTAATTCAAAATGGAATGTAACCCGTTATGAACATTCAGTGGGTGTTATGCTTTTGATTCGCAGGCTGGGTGGATCGATTGAAGAACAAATCGCTGGATTGCTGCATGATGTATCACATACAGCGTTTTCTCATGTAATCGACTTTGTTTTAGAGAAAGAGTCCGAGGACTTTCACGAAGAAATCTTTGAAGAGATACTTTTGCAGTCTGAGGTGCCGCAGATCTTGAAAAAACATGGCTATTCAATAGATATGATTTTTAAGGGAGATTTTCCGCTTCTAGAACAGCCGCTTCCTCTTCTTTGCGCCGATCGAATAGATTATACGCTCAGAGACTTATATCGATACAACTACATAACAAAGGATGAAGTAGAAGCATTTTTGCCGAGTCTATATGTGAAGGACGATGTAATCTGTATAAAAGGGAAACAGCATGCAGAATGGTTTGTTCAAACATATTACAAAGAAGTTCAGGATTTCTTTATGGATCCCCTCAATGTATACGGCTATGATAAATTGATTAAGTTACTGAAACAGGCTTTGGGGGCTAAAGTTATCACTAAAGATGATTTCCTGCTCACAGATGAAGAAGTGCTAGAAAAAATCAGGCAATCTGGGGAATATGAATTGAATAGACGATATGAGGAAATCATTAAGCCTGTAAATCTTCAAGAAAATGAAAAAGAGTATGAAATTCATTTAAAAGGAAAACCTCGTTTGATTGATCCAACGGTAATTGACAGTAATGGTATTGCAGCAGCATCCGAAATCTCTTCTGCAGTAAAAGAGATGAATGAAAGAGCGAAAGAAAAAGCTCTAAAAGGTAGTTATATAAAAGTGATATAG
- a CDS encoding glycerol-3-phosphate responsive antiterminator, with product MVNIVDIVQSQVISSIKNEKDIRKAIDSTANITFILTGDIITTKDYIEQLKRAGKMTFVHMDFIEGLANTRSAITYIAKVWKPQGIITTKSNLIKYAKEEGLMTIQRIFLIDRNAIKKGIEIAHNCKPDAIEVLPGLMPTVIDELTKITNLPIIAGGLISNKEEILNGLRAGALAVSSGDPSLWNLEL from the coding sequence ATGGTTAACATAGTAGATATTGTTCAATCACAAGTCATTTCCTCAATAAAAAATGAAAAAGATATAAGAAAGGCAATTGATTCAACAGCAAATATTACTTTTATTTTAACTGGAGATATTATTACAACAAAAGATTATATAGAACAATTAAAAAGGGCCGGGAAAATGACATTCGTACATATGGATTTTATTGAGGGACTTGCGAATACAAGAAGTGCTATAACATATATAGCAAAAGTTTGGAAACCACAGGGCATTATTACAACAAAAAGCAATCTTATCAAATATGCAAAAGAAGAAGGGTTAATGACAATTCAGCGCATATTTCTTATCGATAGAAATGCAATAAAAAAAGGAATAGAAATTGCTCATAATTGTAAGCCGGATGCCATTGAAGTATTACCAGGTCTGATGCCAACTGTTATTGACGAATTGACGAAGATAACAAACCTGCCAATCATTGCAGGAGGGTTAATTAGTAATAAAGAGGAAATCTTAAACGGACTTAGAGCGGGGGCTTTAGCTGTATCGTCCGGCGATCCAAGCTTATGGAATTTAGAATTATAG
- a CDS encoding queuosine precursor transporter, which translates to MFNFYFGVGFALVNFVLFLLCYKWFGKAGLFAWIAAATILANLQVVKTIEMFGLVMTLGNVIYGTIYLATDLLNEKYGEKEAKKAVWFGFFTLVMTTIIMQLVLVFEPHESDFAQTHLEALFGLMPRLALGSLTAYLISQYLDVKLFAKLREKFSRPDQLWIRNNGSTMVSQLIDTFIFCMIAFAGVFSWDVWLQIFFTTYVIKFFVSAASTPFIYIARGFKHPEEAQKPGN; encoded by the coding sequence ATGTTTAATTTTTATTTTGGTGTAGGTTTTGCACTTGTGAATTTTGTGCTTTTCTTACTGTGCTATAAGTGGTTTGGGAAAGCAGGTTTATTCGCTTGGATCGCTGCCGCAACTATCTTAGCTAACTTACAGGTCGTAAAAACGATCGAGATGTTCGGTCTTGTTATGACACTCGGAAACGTTATTTACGGCACGATCTATTTAGCAACGGATTTGCTAAACGAAAAATACGGAGAAAAAGAAGCTAAAAAAGCAGTTTGGTTTGGATTCTTCACACTTGTTATGACGACAATTATCATGCAGCTCGTTCTTGTATTTGAACCGCATGAAAGTGATTTTGCTCAAACGCATCTTGAAGCTCTTTTCGGTCTCATGCCGCGTTTGGCACTAGGAAGCTTGACAGCTTATCTTATCAGCCAATACCTTGATGTTAAGCTATTCGCTAAACTAAGAGAGAAGTTTTCAAGACCTGATCAGCTTTGGATTCGAAACAACGGCAGCACGATGGTGAGCCAGCTGATCGACACATTTATCTTTTGTATGATTGCATTCGCTGGAGTCTTTTCTTGGGACGTATGGCTTCAAATCTTCTTCACAACGTATGTGATTAAGTTTTTCGTATCTGCGGCATCTACACCATTTATTTATATAGCAAGAGGCTTCAAACACCCAGAAGAAGCACAAAAACCAGGCAATTAA
- a CDS encoding YbgA family protein: MEAYARPRVIVSKCLEFDACRYNGDVIYNDVIKKLMEYVDFVPVCPEVEIGLGTPRETIRIVKQGEDHLLLQPSTKRDVTKEMRLFSENYLAGVKETDGFILKTRSPSCGIKEVKVYASTEKGPAIGHASGVFGGKVTELFSHLAVEEEGRLNNFTIRDRFYTKLFTLASFRRLLPKGLDAVKDFHKKNYYLLMAYSKPTLKVMNRILKNVNENGEDKTVELYARALHKLFNRAARNDSNRSVAKEIFNRFESKLSVREVAFFKELLQKYANKKEPFSSITTLLKSHAIRFDDNEVLQQTFFAPYPEILLEISDSGKGRDY, translated from the coding sequence ATGGAAGCTTATGCAAGACCTAGAGTCATTGTCAGCAAGTGTTTGGAATTTGACGCGTGCCGTTATAACGGTGATGTGATCTATAATGATGTGATAAAAAAATTAATGGAATACGTAGATTTTGTCCCTGTTTGTCCGGAAGTAGAGATTGGCCTCGGAACACCGCGGGAGACGATAAGAATTGTAAAACAAGGAGAAGACCATTTGCTTCTTCAGCCCTCTACAAAAAGAGACGTAACAAAAGAAATGAGGCTGTTCTCAGAAAATTACTTAGCCGGTGTCAAAGAAACAGACGGTTTTATATTGAAAACTCGTTCTCCTTCATGCGGAATAAAAGAAGTAAAAGTGTATGCATCAACTGAGAAAGGACCAGCGATCGGTCATGCCAGTGGTGTTTTCGGAGGAAAGGTCACGGAACTCTTTTCACATCTGGCAGTTGAAGAGGAAGGAAGACTTAATAACTTTACGATCCGGGACCGGTTTTATACGAAACTTTTCACATTAGCCTCGTTTCGCAGATTGCTGCCTAAGGGGTTAGATGCTGTTAAGGATTTTCATAAAAAGAATTATTACTTACTTATGGCATACAGCAAGCCGACTTTAAAGGTGATGAACCGGATCTTAAAAAATGTTAACGAGAATGGTGAAGATAAGACTGTTGAGCTTTATGCAAGAGCACTGCACAAATTGTTTAACCGGGCTGCCCGAAATGATTCAAATAGAAGTGTTGCAAAAGAAATATTCAATCGATTTGAATCCAAGCTATCCGTAAGAGAAGTGGCTTTTTTTAAAGAGCTCCTGCAGAAATACGCCAACAAGAAAGAGCCGTTTTCAAGTATTACCACACTGTTGAAATCACACGCTATCCGTTTTGACGATAACGAGGTATTGCAGCAGACATTCTTTGCTCCATATCCTGAAATCCTGCTCGAGATCTCTGATTCAGGCAAGGGACGAGATTACTAA
- a CDS encoding carbohydrate ABC transporter permease, with product MYKKINFTIIILLGIVFFIPLLWVFITSFSTSKEVIGSSFPLWVSNPTFQNYIDAWNAAPFLTYYFNTFVIVFGILIVQLFTITLGAYAFARLNFKGKNVLFILFLLQLMIQPEILLFPNYQIMSQLGLVDSKLAVMLPYWASAFGVFLLRQTFKQVPFDLDEASRIDGCKWWQTLWHVYIPSAKPTYIAFALVSVSHHWSNFMWPLIITNSDENRPLTVGLALFAQSYETGAQWGMVTAGTVLVISPLLIAFFIFQKQFVSSFMHSGIK from the coding sequence TTGTATAAAAAGATTAACTTTACAATCATTATTTTGTTAGGAATCGTATTTTTCATTCCTTTGTTATGGGTATTTATAACCTCCTTTTCTACAAGTAAAGAAGTAATAGGCAGTTCCTTTCCACTCTGGGTTTCGAATCCAACCTTTCAAAATTATATAGATGCCTGGAATGCTGCTCCCTTCCTTACTTATTATTTCAATACGTTTGTAATCGTATTTGGTATTTTAATTGTTCAGTTATTTACTATTACTCTTGGTGCGTATGCTTTTGCAAGATTAAACTTCAAAGGAAAGAACGTCTTGTTTATCTTATTCTTGCTGCAATTGATGATTCAGCCCGAGATCCTGCTATTTCCAAACTATCAGATTATGAGTCAATTGGGATTAGTTGATTCAAAGCTAGCTGTCATGCTGCCTTACTGGGCATCAGCATTCGGTGTCTTCTTATTAAGACAAACATTTAAACAGGTCCCTTTTGATTTGGACGAAGCCTCTAGAATTGATGGTTGTAAATGGTGGCAAACGTTATGGCATGTCTATATTCCATCCGCAAAACCAACATATATAGCATTTGCACTTGTATCTGTAAGTCACCACTGGAGTAACTTTATGTGGCCATTAATCATTACAAATTCAGATGAAAATCGGCCATTGACCGTCGGGTTAGCATTGTTTGCTCAATCCTACGAAACAGGGGCTCAATGGGGGATGGTAACAGCAGGAACCGTTCTGGTCATTTCTCCTTTATTAATTGCATTCTTTATTTTTCAAAAACAATTTGTATCAAGCTTCATGCATTCAGGAATTAAATAG
- a CDS encoding carbohydrate ABC transporter permease — translation MDNTQKTSKKKLSFSFKQNMFAYLLLLPSFIFLSLFTFYPTLKSIHLSFYSGPMTRLQFSGLDQYKEVFTDEIFKKVMMNNIIFIIGTVPTSLFLAMYLAIWLNKKMKGSALLRTSFFYPTVIPLIAVANIWLFIYTPQYGLLAKFLQAFGENGPNWLGNQSTVMIAMIIMIIWKDTGFFMIFYLAGLQNLPKDVYEAAIMEGAKPFQIFRHITFPLLMPTTLFVMIVAITNAFKNVDHLYIMTKGGPDNASNLLLYHIYEAAFTNWDLGKAAVLTVVLIVVLLSITAFNYLFLDKKIHY, via the coding sequence ATGGATAACACACAGAAAACGTCCAAGAAAAAGCTAAGTTTTAGCTTTAAGCAAAATATGTTTGCCTATTTACTGTTGCTGCCGTCATTTATCTTCCTATCGTTATTTACATTTTATCCAACACTTAAATCTATTCATCTAAGCTTTTATAGTGGTCCAATGACTAGGCTTCAATTCTCTGGTTTGGATCAATACAAAGAAGTCTTCACAGATGAGATTTTTAAAAAAGTTATGATGAATAACATTATTTTTATAATCGGAACTGTTCCTACAAGTCTATTTTTAGCTATGTATTTAGCCATTTGGCTAAATAAAAAGATGAAAGGAAGCGCCTTACTCAGAACATCATTTTTTTATCCAACCGTTATCCCTCTTATTGCAGTAGCGAATATATGGCTGTTCATATATACCCCTCAATATGGACTGCTGGCTAAATTCCTGCAGGCATTTGGTGAAAACGGTCCGAACTGGTTAGGAAATCAAAGTACAGTAATGATAGCTATGATTATTATGATCATATGGAAAGATACTGGATTCTTTATGATTTTTTATTTAGCCGGTTTGCAAAATTTGCCGAAAGATGTTTACGAAGCTGCCATTATGGAAGGAGCAAAACCATTTCAAATCTTTCGCCACATCACCTTCCCTTTGCTTATGCCTACAACACTATTCGTTATGATTGTAGCCATCACAAATGCATTTAAAAATGTAGACCATTTATACATCATGACAAAGGGTGGTCCTGATAACGCAAGTAATTTATTACTCTATCATATTTATGAGGCTGCATTTACCAACTGGGATCTTGGCAAGGCTGCCGTACTAACCGTTGTGTTAATTGTTGTTCTCTTAAGTATTACGGCATTCAATTATCTATTTTTAGATAAAAAAATTCATTACTAA
- a CDS encoding lamin tail domain-containing protein produces MKCKNWRMYSVAIFMVFVSVFSVAPARMSNALETGPSLLITELIPNTDNYAGLDAFEYLEIYNNSGETMDLEGYRIKTKGWDKEIESSLIIEPWETHLFWTRRGEIQPISLEAFNHNYFSSYKNKYVGEDQLRVLEDISGLVNSGTQTVSVLDSQGKEVVKAIYTGDDVSLKKSITFGYPEDGSLTMKKLGGNQIPTPGWIVPDQAPPRPVLDEEPPMAPSNITSHAGAGEVSLTWDLNPESDIYRYHIYKNGVLEYSVAPSDNKFTLSSLIGNTDYMLQIAAEDTSGNVSEKSEPVMARPTHQIITQEERSPHIKDPKYQGLWDISEDGPVIPGLVQDLVPQGITYYKKKDWLLTVNYLDDGRPGTLTVTDATSEKLIKSVLLYNTDGTPYTGHAGGITVSRDHVWIASEQFLFPLKISDLVTAENNAEIQFINQIPLPVEAAYNVYDEGILWVGEFYEASAYPTDPSHHIMNRDGEMHFAWMVGYDLERNNDMLSKDHWNGDPSQTATPDYVLSTTGKVQGAIVQKMGIALSTSYGRGNDSVLYRYGHPLKEDQHSSVMVNGKEVPLWFLDGATAKPRASIEAIPMPEGIVTVKKELYVLFESGANKYRYTTTYPMDRMLKIDLKTLMKDDRDIE; encoded by the coding sequence GTGAAATGTAAAAATTGGAGGATGTATTCAGTTGCGATTTTTATGGTTTTTGTGAGTGTTTTTTCAGTAGCACCGGCCAGGATGTCTAATGCCTTAGAAACGGGTCCATCATTGTTAATTACAGAGTTAATACCGAATACGGATAATTATGCTGGTTTGGACGCGTTTGAGTATTTGGAAATCTATAATAATAGTGGTGAAACGATGGATTTAGAGGGCTATCGCATTAAAACTAAAGGATGGGACAAAGAGATTGAGAGTTCCTTAATCATTGAACCATGGGAAACACATCTTTTTTGGACAAGGAGAGGTGAAATTCAGCCGATCTCATTAGAAGCCTTCAACCATAACTATTTTTCTTCATACAAAAATAAGTATGTTGGCGAAGATCAACTGCGAGTACTAGAAGATATCAGTGGATTGGTTAACTCCGGGACTCAAACAGTTTCAGTATTGGACTCTCAAGGCAAGGAAGTAGTGAAGGCAATATATACAGGTGATGATGTATCCTTAAAAAAATCAATCACATTTGGTTACCCTGAAGACGGAAGTTTGACTATGAAAAAATTGGGTGGCAACCAAATTCCGACACCAGGATGGATCGTTCCAGATCAGGCACCGCCAAGACCAGTTTTAGATGAAGAGCCTCCAATGGCTCCGTCAAATATTACCTCTCATGCTGGGGCAGGTGAAGTTTCGCTGACATGGGATCTGAACCCGGAGTCTGACATTTACCGTTACCATATCTATAAAAATGGGGTATTAGAGTACTCAGTCGCTCCATCAGACAACAAATTTACACTTTCTTCTCTTATAGGGAACACGGATTATATGCTTCAAATAGCTGCAGAAGATACTTCAGGAAATGTATCTGAGAAGTCAGAACCTGTTATGGCAAGACCGACCCATCAAATTATTACACAGGAAGAACGGTCACCTCATATTAAAGACCCTAAGTATCAAGGACTTTGGGATATAAGTGAAGACGGACCAGTCATTCCAGGATTGGTTCAGGATCTTGTTCCACAGGGAATTACGTATTATAAGAAAAAGGATTGGCTGCTGACTGTCAATTATTTAGATGATGGGAGGCCAGGAACACTTACTGTAACTGATGCAACGAGCGAAAAATTAATTAAATCCGTCTTATTATATAATACGGATGGTACGCCTTACACAGGCCACGCAGGCGGAATTACGGTCAGCCGGGATCATGTATGGATTGCTTCTGAGCAATTCCTTTTCCCATTAAAAATTAGTGACCTTGTCACAGCTGAAAACAATGCTGAAATTCAGTTCATCAACCAGATCCCTCTGCCAGTGGAAGCTGCTTATAATGTATATGATGAAGGAATCCTGTGGGTAGGAGAGTTTTATGAAGCAAGTGCGTACCCTACTGATCCATCACATCACATTATGAACCGTGACGGTGAAATGCACTTTGCCTGGATGGTAGGGTATGATCTTGAACGAAACAATGATATGTTATCGAAAGACCATTGGAATGGAGATCCTTCTCAAACAGCAACACCAGATTATGTTTTATCGACTACGGGTAAGGTCCAAGGTGCAATTGTTCAAAAGATGGGAATCGCACTGAGCACCTCTTATGGCAGAGGAAATGATAGTGTCCTTTATCGTTATGGACATCCATTAAAAGAAGATCAACACAGTTCGGTTATGGTGAATGGAAAAGAGGTTCCTTTATGGTTCCTTGACGGAGCGACGGCCAAACCTCGGGCGAGTATTGAAGCAATTCCAATGCCTGAGGGAATTGTAACGGTGAAAAAAGAACTTTATGTTCTTTTTGAATCAGGAGCTAATAAATACCGGTATACCACAACTTACCCGATGGACAGAATGCTGAAAATTGATTTAAAGACATTAATGAAAGATGACAGGGATATTGAATAA